A part of Aegilops tauschii subsp. strangulata cultivar AL8/78 chromosome 2, Aet v6.0, whole genome shotgun sequence genomic DNA contains:
- the LOC141041689 gene encoding uncharacterized protein isoform X2: MMNMGQKGRAIEQIGRQPCCDKVGLKKGPWTEEEDQKLVVFLLTLLILLCATCKIAGRNINVALIQNLVLGCNMHCPGQISI; the protein is encoded by the exons ATGATGAATATG GGTCAGAAGGGCAGAGCGATTGAGCAGATAGGGAGGCAGCCGTGCTGCGATAAGGTGGGGCTGAAGAAGGGGCCGTGGACAGAGGAGGAGGACCAGAAgctcgtcgtcttcctcctcACCCTGTTGATCCTGCTATGT GCTACCTGCAAAATTGCTGGACGCAACATCAATGTAGCTCTGATCCAGAACCTGGTTCTTGGATGCAACATGCATTGTCCTGGACAG ATCAGTATCTAA
- the LOC141041689 gene encoding uncharacterized protein isoform X1 codes for MMNMVSLLGQKGRAIEQIGRQPCCDKVGLKKGPWTEEEDQKLVVFLLTLLILLCATCKIAGRNINVALIQNLVLGCNMHCPGQISI; via the exons ATGATGAATATGGTGAGCTTGCTC GGTCAGAAGGGCAGAGCGATTGAGCAGATAGGGAGGCAGCCGTGCTGCGATAAGGTGGGGCTGAAGAAGGGGCCGTGGACAGAGGAGGAGGACCAGAAgctcgtcgtcttcctcctcACCCTGTTGATCCTGCTATGT GCTACCTGCAAAATTGCTGGACGCAACATCAATGTAGCTCTGATCCAGAACCTGGTTCTTGGATGCAACATGCATTGTCCTGGACAG ATCAGTATCTAA